The Triplophysa dalaica isolate WHDGS20190420 chromosome 18, ASM1584641v1, whole genome shotgun sequence genome includes the window TCTCCTGCATTTCGGTGTTCTCCATCCAACAAAACATCGGTTGATCTTTTGTCACGGGCTTCGGTCTTTTGTGTCTATGGTCCTTCAGCTCAAATGGAGAGATGAACTCCACCTCAGGCTCATCAGACTCGCTGTTATCATTCATGTCCATGAGgatgagatcagactgtgaTGAAGGTGCTGACAGTGATATCGCCTCGGTATATTCATATGGGATGTACGGGGATGATCCTGAAGAATGAAGACATTGAAAGagttacaatgtttttatctCGACACAATGAACTATCTCGTCACATATGAtacactttctcttaccttcatggTCCGTTTTTTTGCCACTGTTCGGTTTCTTCCCTGATCTTTCACTctccagcatctctgtgttctcCTCCATCCAACTAAACATGGGTTGTTTTTTCCTGATGGGCTTAGGTCTCCTGTGTCTGGTGTCCTTCAGCCCAAATGGAGAGATGATATGcacctcatcttcatcttcaatgtCCACGAGGACCAGGTGTTTTAAAGAGATCAAACTGTGACGTGaccagcggttcaggcactgTTGGAGCTGATATTGGcaaaggagatgaagtgagtcTTGATTTTCTTAGTTTCGTCTTGTCATACATAACTagactttctcttaccttcatattTTGTCACCTCCGTCTGTTCAGGATTCCGGTCGGGTGAGGCAGATCTATGAAACcctgatgaatgaagagatggAGAGTCTCAAGGTTTTACCTCAACATACACAGTGTTTGAACTGTgaaatctttataaactttctgtTACCTTCAGGATCCATGCTTTGAGCTTCCTTCGTCAGTTTCCTCCTTGAACGTCTCATCTTtgatctctcaggtgatgaAGTTGATGGTTTAGGTGCAAAATGTCTCaccagcggttcaggcactgatgaatgatggATTTAGAGAGTCACGATGTTTTTACCCCCAGCAAAATGCACTCTTGTCACATCTTAAtaaactttctcttaccttcatgatcCGTTTTCTTGTCACCCTTCTTCAGTTTATTTGCTGAAACTCTCTGctctgatctctcaggtgatgCAGTCGCGGGTTGAGGATCAACACGTATCAACAGCGGTTTAGGCACTGAtggatgaagagaaagagagtttcaaCGTTTTACCTCGACACATGTAATATTgtcatgtctttataaaaaaaattcttacctTCATGATACATGTTTTTAGCCCTTTTCATCCGTTTCCTCCCTTGAACGTCTCAcctctgatctctcaggtgtTGCAGTTGAGGGTTGAGGATCAAAACGTACAACCAACGGTTCCAGCCTTGACGGATGACGGGATTTTACCCTCTCAGCTGTTGAAGCTGGTGGGCATGGAGCGACTTGTATCGGTGGAGGAGATGGTGAAAGTGTCAACGTATCGATGCTCAATGGACAAGCATCTCGGGATCCCTTCCCTGACTTCGGTGTGGAGTCATCTTGACGCTGTGCTCCTCTCTGTTCTTGCTCCTGTACAGTGTTGGTCATAACTAGTTACTGAgaaattagttactgtaattcaattactttccccttgaaaaagtatgtgatggattactcttagttttctgtcatttaattacagtttcttatgatgtaattgaactaaatacagTGTAATATATCCAATAGTCGACATGACATTAACACCAAGTCTaagtttaaatgtatgctttaatgtatccttctcacattggtatactttggtcagttagtaAGAATGAttgatgtagttatttattagaaataattAATTAAGCCGTTcgatgtctatccttgaatcacttctaATCAagattgatgtaggatatagaaagtaattaggaaTAAGTAATGAAACTTTTTGGATGGAGTAATTTGTACGGTAATGtaatgacactattgaatatgtaattagtaattatcactgtttcagagtaacttacccaacactgctcctgTGTTTGGTTGTATTCCGGATCTGGCGTCTCGTGGCCCAAGCATCCACAGTTCACTTGTCCCATGATGTGAAACTACACCAAACTAGCCTACTTACTTTAAtactaaacttaaaaaaagtatttatggtaCTTCTTTGCAAAccgcaaatgtaaaagtaatcgcGAAAACAGACTAGTAACTCCTGCAGTTGCTCGCGCTGTCAACAAGTTTGCGCTGATCTCTGACGTCATCGACAATATTAGTAACCAATGGAAACCAAAGCGAgccttaaaaataaaccattgaaataaagacataaaatacaataatcgTTTAAGTTGGAATTTTTTGTCTATTCGTAACAGCTGAAAGCATGagtcaaatgtttaacaagCAGAGAACATCTAGcgactttatttttttgaactAAGTGTATTATTTAAACGAATCTGTTCGATTAAATAAGCCGCTCGCGTTAAACATCCAAGTGTCGCGAGATCACGCTGCTCCCGTTGACGCGCGATCTGCGCAGAGCAGCTGAGGTGATTTAAGTCTGGAGGTTTTCATTGTCGTTGATAAAAATTCGGCGTGAGATTTATCAATAAAGTCGTAGACCTCTACAAGAAGAGAAACGAATAAAACTCACATGTGAGCTCAGTCTCAGTATTATATACATTAGACTTTCAGCTCCATTCTAAAATTGACATGTAGATGTTTTGAGCGATTTCTTTTAactcgtgtgtgtgttattgaatATTCTCTCATGTTAGTAACAGATGTGAGGGAGTATATATTGGTTTATAGTCTGCCTAAAGCAGCTCCAGGGTGTATTTTCTTACTGTATTTGCTGTAATATCATTAAAAGTATGTTATTTCTTCATGAAGACAAGAAACTGGAAATGTTAATCCTTCTTATTCACTTTATTAATCAGCACTATCGGTCATCTTAACATGCATGCACACGCTCAGTAATTCTTCTCACTCGTCTCTCCTTCCTATACACATCTATACAACTCAAGAAGTTtgagtgccatctagtggtggaATAATGTAACAACACCACAAACTATTTCTGTATTTGCTGTTATATCATTTAAACTAATGTCaagttttttcttgaaaatgtttataatatatcgTGGTtgttttctgcttgtgtttatttcaggTGTGTTTTGCACGAGCAGTGAACACCAGATGTCGCTCATCTCATCTACAGTCCCCTGTGcccagttgcataaagcacctaaAGTTTTTCCTAAGTGATTTCCCTTCaccaaagacaataggagaataacttaagtaaaacttaaggtatatttaagggcacgcttaagggaaaattacactCAAAGTACTTTATGCAACCGGGTCCTGGACTTCACAGGTTGAGTGCGTGTCACCTGTGCAGATATATCAGTGGCGTcttgtgtgaaatatttaatttccataAACATTTACGAACAGATttctaaaacaaaatgacatacaggtttaatgtatatttatataaatcacagTGAAATGTATAAGGGTCCAGCtttctctaaatgtatttttggaggCTATTAGTCCTGAGACGGCGTGAGAGgttgaaagtttaaaatcattCCTCCTTCTTCTCTCATGAGCAGGTTTTAGATGCGACGCACTGGTTTGGGTCCGGGCAGAATTCTGAACCTTGACACCGTTTTAGCGACCACCACCTTCATTTCTGCCATAGAAAAGTTCTTGACCGACGCAGTGCCTAGCAGACATACACAGAAGAGAAACAGTAGAAGGATTTGATTGGCGAGTCCAGCACAAATGAACTGTCTTAATGAACAAGATTAATTTGTGAGTGTATACTATAGTGTGAACTGTACCTGGGTGCTGCAGAGAATGCTATTAAAGCATGAGGTGATCTTCCCTTTGGCCTCTGTGGATCAAACCGCATGGGGTCAAACACCTGATGAGAGAGACTGCAGACATCATTcccaatgttttcatttgtttctgtgtcGATGAGAGTCTTATCGCTGGATCGCTCCAGATAACAGGATTCCTATGAATACCGGAAATACTTATCAAGCACAAACATCCTACAGAGAGAATAATATGATTAgcatctgttttaaatattgttatcatACCTGTCTTACAGCAGTGAAGTCTCTGGATTTGATGTGACATCACTGAAGTGAGTAGCCTGTGGAATGACAAGGTCTCCTGGAATCTTCATGTCTTCATCGGGTCAGAGCCAGAACGGGCAGGTGGACCCTCAAACTCTCCTTAATGCACATGGTGCCTGAATGTAAGCTGACTGAGGTCATCCGTACAGCCAATCAAATTGTGATGTAATTACCTCAGGGGTCATGATCGAGGGGGATGAGATTCCAAAGGCTTTTAActaaacttatatttttatgttttgttacacttactgattaaataagctgttcctaataataaaaaatgttttctggaAACCATCTTGCGACCCCTACTTCTGTCAAACCAGCAATGGTTAACTGATGTTAAAGAAGCAAAAGAAAGCAGTCAGAGCTTCCATATGAATAACTTATCGTACAGGTGTGTAATACTGATGATGTCTCACTGTGATGAAGTGTAGGCACATGTTGTCCTAATCGATCATCTTTCAGCGTGTGTAGAAGCTTTGATTTCCTGCATCGTCTAATCCAAGAAACACCAGTTTAACAGACTTCCTGTAAAaaccagcaaaaaaaaaaaaacacacatacaaaaaccttaaaaatcTACTTAACACTGTCTGTCAGGAAATATGTTTGAATGTGtctttaattacaaataaactgcagctaaaaaaatgtttggggCACACCTAATGAATATGTGTCacaattttttacacattttatgttttgtgtagAAGTGACTGTCCaactttacaattttaatttaagtagtTGCAAACGTTCAGTCGGCTGTGTCTCAACATTTGAATGTTAGTGATAATTAAAGACTTCATTTACCTCAAAACTAGCATGATGAGGCAAACTAAAATCTATACATTATAccgataaacatgtttttttcctatCCTTTCCAATAAAATCCTCCATACTGACACAACCCAAAGCAACACAAATTATGCTTTTAAAGAACCACAGGAAAAAATTCTTACCTATATTAAGGAAAGTGActcacagtgtgtttgtgtctccttTGTTGACCTTGTAAGtaccttattattattaatgccaATAAACCAATATAACACACAGAAACTATTGAAAACAATATTGATAGTTACACTcacaaaaaatcataatcatacaaggaggaagagaaaaaataaaaataacataaggCAGAGGGAGGAATTATATAAGATTGAACctaaagagcaatttttgactttttaaacattttttgttctttatgccCACAAAGGATTTAACTTAGGCattaaaatcaaccaaaaaattGACAATAGTATAGATTTTTACCAAACATTTGCATTTGGGAATAAATCATTTACCAAGTATAATAGAATTGTTTTAACAATATTGTCATGGTCAATACACAGGCGAGACCCAATTGCGGGGTGAACAAAAGATTTTATTGGAGAGACAAAGTCAATAGCACAGGGAAAGTCCAAAAACTCGGGGCTTTATCACAGCGAGATGAGGCCGACTTCCGGGTACCGGTAGACCGGTAGTAGAGGCGCAGCTCAATCCCGTGCGGGGTTTCGTGAAACACGGAAGAGTAGTCCCGGGGCGTCAGATCGAGCTGTAGGAAAAAGCCCCACAGATTAGACGAGGAAGGCAGATGCCACCGGTTGGTGTACTCACAGGCAGGCGTGGAAGCGTGGAGAGAAGCTCGAGAAAAACTGTGACAAGGTAGTACACGACAGACTAGGCAGGAACAAAATAAAGACTTCTTTAGACGAGCCGCAGCTACGTCTAGGGCAGTCTGAACTGGCAAGATACAATGCAACGGTCAGACAACGGACAACAGATACAGAGGGGTAATATAGGAAACTTAACGAGATAACATGGTTAACAGGTGTGATGGAGTTAATGAGCTAGAAGTGAGATTCTAAACAGGTGTGTGAGCATGAGTGGAAAATCACCCGTGTTGGGGAATCCTAAGGAAACACGGGGGCGGGGAGAGAGACGTAGACACTGAGCACGCGGTTAGCGGGTAGCCAGCCTCGTGctcaacaaacaacaacacacccACGTGCAGAAGAAGTCCCGATCCGACCTGGGTCGTGACAGTACCCCCCTCCCCACCAGCGCCACAGGGCGATCAGGGAGGGGGCTTACCTTGCCTCCGGTGGAACTCCACTATCAACGACCGGTCCAACACATCTCGCGAGGGAACCCACGACCTTTCTTCTGCGCCATAACCCTCCCAGTCCACTAGGTATTGGAAACCCCTACCCCGACGGCGGACATCAAGTAACTTCTTGACGGTATAAACGGGGACGCCATCCACCAGACGAGGCGGGGGGGGGGTGGGTTGGGAACTGGCCGGATTAAGGGGGGAGGTGACAAAAGGCTTGACCCTGGAAACGTGGAATACAGGGTGAACTCGACCAAGAGTCGGAGGGAGCTTGAGTCGTAAGGCTACCGGATTAACCACCTTGGTGATCCGGAATGGCCCTATGAACCTGGGCGCCAGCTTACGAGAAGGCGTCCGGAGAGGCAGATCCTTGGTAGAAAGCCATACCCGTTGACCACACACATAGGCAGGAGGAGAGATCCGGTGGCGATCGGCCGCTGACTTGGTTCTCAGATTGGTTTGGGCCAAAACCTCTCTGGCCCTCGTCCAGGTCCGATGGCAACGCCGGACGAACGCCAGAGCTGAGGGAACCGCAGCATCGAGTTCCTGGGAGGGAAACAGAGGTGGTTGATAACCGAGTGCACATTCAAAAGGGGACATACCTGTGGCAGAGGCAGGGAGGGAGTTGTGAGCGTATTCCACCCAAGAGAGCTGTTGACTCCAGGAATTAGGGTTGTTAGATGACAGACAGCGGAGTCTCCGTCCGAGATCCTGGTTGGCTCGCTCACATTGTCCATTGGTCTGAGGATGAAAACCTGAAGACAGACTCGCTGAGGCCCCGATCTGTCGACAGAACTCCTTCCAAAACCGAGAGGTAAACTGAGGACCCCTATCGGAAACGACATCTACAGGAAGACCGTGTAGCCGGAAGATGTGATCCACCATCAGTTGAGCCATCTCTCGGGCCGAAGGAAGTTTGGGGAGAGGGACGAAATGAGCCGCTTTGGAGAAACGGTCCACCACCGTGAGAATCACAGTGCACCCTCTGGACGGGGGAAGACCAGTGACAAAATCCAGGGCTATGTGAGACCATGGCCGGGAGGGAATAGGAAGGGGGCGGAGCAGACCTGTGGGTGGACGACGGGTGGTCTTACTTTGTGCACAGACCGGGCAAGCCAACACGAACTGTCTGACATCGTTGGTGGTTGATGGCCACCAAAACCGCTGGAGTACGGAAGCCAGGGTCCCCTTAATTCCTGGATGGCCGACCAGCTTTGAAGAGTGACACCACTGGAGGACTGCAGAACGTAGTGGAGCGGGCACGAACAACCGACCCGCTGGGCAACCTTCCGGCACTTGCACCCCACGGCCGGCCTCCTCTACTCGCCGTTCGATGTCCCAGGCAAGAGCCCCGACGACCATCTCCCTAGGCAGGATGGGATCGACGGGATTCTCTCTACCTGGTTCCTCGAAGAGGCGAGACAGGGCGTCTGGCTTGATGTTTTTAGAGCCAGGCCGGTACGAGAGGGTGAAGTGGAATCTGCCAAAAAACAGTGCCCAGCGAGCCTGACGTGAATTCAACCTTTTGGCTGAACGGACGTATTCCAGATTCTTATGGTCCGTCCAGACCAAAAATGGTTGTGTTGCACCTTCCAGCCAGTGACGCCACTCCCCCAATGCTAGACGAACCGCCAGCAGCTCTCTGTTACCGATATCATAATTCCGTTCGGCAGGGCTGAGGCGATGGGAGAAGAAGGCACAGGGGTGCACCTTCTCATCATGGCCGGCACGTTGGGACAAGACTGCGCCTACCCCGACGTCGGATGCATCGACCTCGACAATAAATTGGCGATCCGGGTCTGGAAAACAGAGCACAGGTGCAGAGACAAAACGGGACTTAAGTTTATCAAAGGCTACCTGAGCAAGAGAGTTCCAACCAAACGGGATCTTAGAGGAGGTTAATGCAGTGAGCGGTGCAGCCACTTGGCCGAAACCCCGGATGAAGCGCCTATAGAAATTGGCGAACCCCAGGAACCGCTGCAACGCTTTACGAGAGTCGGGAACTGGCCATGTAGCGACAGCCTTGACCTTGGAGTCGTCCGGTCCAATGCCCCGAGGAGAGATCACATGGCCGAGGAACGAAACCGTATCGGAGTGGAACTCGCACTTCTCCGCCTTGACAAATAATTGGTTCTCAAGAAGACACCGGAGGACCTCACGAACATGCTGGGTGTGCTCCTGTAGAGAAGgggaaaaaatcaaaatgtcgtCCAGGTACACGAAGACGAATCGATTAATCATATCACCCAGCACGTCATTAATGAGACCCTGGAAGACGGCAGGAGCATTGGTTAGACCAAACGGAAGAACCAAGTACTCATAGTGTCCCGATGGTGTATTAAACGCCGTCTTCCACTCATCCCCCTCGCGGATGCGAACCAGATGATACGCATTGCGGAGGTCTAGCTTGGTAAAGACCCGAGCCCCCTGTAACAATTCGAAGGCAGACGACATCAAAGGTAAGGGGAATTTATTCTTTACCGTAATCTCGTTCAAACCCCGATAGTCAATACAAGGGCGCAGGGAGCCGTCCTTCTTCTCTACGAAGAAGAAACCCGCACCAGCTGGCGAGGAGGAAGGGCGAATGAGCCCGGCATTGAGTGATGTACGTATATACTTCTCCATGGCCTCTCTTTCAGGAGCAGATAGAGAAAATAGTCGACCCCTGGGCGGAGAAGTGCCTGGGAGAAGATCAATGGCACAGTCGTAAGGTCGATGAGGAGGGagagtgtagtagagtaggcggggcgagaccgtggttcgaggccGGTAAGTGATTGTTAATTAGCGCCAGTGGTGCGCGCACCGGCCTCGcaccacgtaggagattgggagcgtataaagaaacaatggcgaccggaccgtcgaggagagaggaccgggcccgaacttgtgtttgtatttgtgtttatgtttatgtttatgttaatgttaatgttattgcgccggcggtcgtccgtgaggggccgccggctattattactttattaaatgtttgtttaaatgtcttccggttcccgactccttccttccatacttgaatcGTATTACAGAGAGACATGGCACGGGACTTGCAGAACACGGTACGAAGATCATGGTATTCCCCCGGGACCCCGGTAAGATCGGCAACATCAACCTGCAACACAGGAAACACAGAAACAGGCGAGGGAGCAGGACcaagacaagacacatgacatGCAGGGCTCCACGCTAAGACAGAAGTGTTTACCCAATCAATGTGAGGATTATGCTGTGTCAACCACGGATGCCCTAATACCAGTGGGGTTGTGGGGGAATCGAGGATGAACAGCCTAATCTTTTCACAATGATTTCCCGAAAGGAAGAGACTTACGTGAGGAGTGGTGTGAGTGACAGTGAACAGTGGCATGCCCGTCAGAGTCACGGCTGAGATGGGCGGGTGAAGAGGAACGGCAGGGATACCCCACTTCCGAGCCGTGGTAGCATCCAGGAAGTTTCCCTCAGCACCCGAGTCAATCAAAGCCTTCCCGATGTGGGTAGAGTGACCGAAGGTAAGACGAAAAGGTAGCATGGTGCGTAGGGATGGAGAGGTTCTTTCGATGACGCCCACCCGGACTCTCCTTTCTACGGGTGAGCGCTGGCTTTTACCGGACAGTGTGTAACGATGTGATCCGGTGCCACAATAGAAGCAGAGACCATCCACTAACCGCTGATGTTTCTGGGCGGGCGTCAGACGGGAACGGCCGACCTGCATAGGCTCTGCATCCGTCGACGGACGATGTATGACACTGGTCTCCCGGACGGGCTCCCGTCCGGACTCCCCGTCAGTCTGCTGGTGGTGGTCTCGACGTCGCCAGGAGGTGGGAGAAATACGTCTTCGACGACGAGCATTGACCCGATTTTCGATTCTCAGACATAGGCATATCAGGTCCTCCAAGTCTCTGGGTGGGTCCAGTGCGGCGATCTCGTCAGCAATAGAGTGGTTGAGACCGTCCAAGAAACGTGCTCGTAGGGCTTCACTATTCCACTCACATGCCGCTGCTAGGGTTTTGAATTGAATGGCATAATCTGTGATGGATAATTTACCCTGGGAAGTGCGAGAGAGTTGAGCCGCCGCCTCATCACCGCGAACGGACCTGTCGAACAGTCTGGTCATCTCCTCACGGAACTCCTGGAAAGAACGGCAGCAGGGGTCCTGGGACTCCCAGACCGCAACTCCCCACTGACGGGCTTTCCCGGTGAGCAAGGTGAGTATGTAGGCGATCCGAACTTCCTCAGAGCCATACCGACGGGGCTGGAGAGCGAATACCAGGGCGCACTGGGAGAGAAATGCTCGGCACGAATTGGGGTCTCCGTCGTACAGTGGAGGACTGTTGGCATGTGGCTCAGGGTGAAGCGGAGTTCCCTGGGTCGACGAGTGATGAGCTCCAGCCGACTGTAAGGAACCTTGCAGGACATCGGCGACCTGGTGTTTCAGTGCTGCCATCTGTCCTTGGAGTAAGTCCATCTCCTGAGCGGTTGCGGCGAGACGAGACGCTTGCTGTCCAAGCAGAATTCCTTGCTGCACTAACGCCGCTCGCAGTGGATCTTGTCCCGCTGGGTCATGAGTTTGGTCTGACCGTTCTGTCATGGTCAATACACAGGCGAGACCCAATTGCGGGGTGAACAAAAGATTTTATTGGAGAGACAAAGTCAATAGCACAGGGAAAGTCCAAAAACTCGGGGCTTTATCACAGCGAGATGAGGCCGACTTCCGGGTACCGGTAGACCGGTAGTAGAGGCGCAGCTCAATCCCGTGCGGGGTTTCGTGAAACACGGAAGAGTAGTCCCGGGGCGTCAGATCGAGCTGTAGGAAAAAGCCCCACAGATTAGACGAGGAAGGCAGATGCCACCGGTTGGTGTACTCACAGGCAGGCGTGGAAGCGTGGAGAGAAGCTCGAGAAAAACTGTGACAAGGTAGTACACGACAGACTAGGCAGGAACAAAATAAAGACTTCTTTAGACGAGCCGCAGCTACGTCTAGGGCAGTCTGAACTGGCAAGATACAATGCAACGGTCAGACAACGGACAACAGATACAGAGGGGTAATATAGGAAACTTAACGAGATAACATGGTTAACAGGTGTGATGGAGTTAATGAGCTAGAAGTGAGATTCTAAACAGGTGTGTGAGCATGAGTGGAAAATCACCCGTGGTTGGGGAATCCTAAGGAAACACGGGGGCGGGGAGAGAGACGTAGACACTGAGCACACGGTTAGCGGGTAGCCAGCCTCGTGctcaacaaacaacaacacacccACGTGCAGAAGAAGTCCCGATCCGACCTGGGTCGTGACAAATATATTAGATACTATAGAAAAGTATAGAATAATATCAAAAGAATTCAAATATgttctgatatttttttttgtgagagaTACTGTGCAAAACTAATTCCAAaaagatttaatgaaaacacattcacaaaaactATTAATAATTGTTTCTTCCATcatacagaatgttcattttcaatattttgctaGATTGCTATAAGTacttgaaagaatgtaaacttcttacgtccccttgtctaacaatattctacggttgaagagtctagtcgacggaacacacagagtttctggatccaggagacaaagtttgacacagacacaagtgcttgttcaatcagagtccaatgtttattgttttaggactaatacttataattttgtcttaggaggcgtcatataaaaccaccaaaacagtggaaaatcaccagactatctgtttagtctttcctcctgaacaatcagatatgattacatattcattattacaataacagaacaatcgtccataggcatcattaggaaccttgatatggagaacaacagatacttatatcaacataagacagc containing:
- the LOC130406915 gene encoding uncharacterized protein LOC130406915, with product MKLQQCLNRWSRHSLISLKHLVLVDIEDEDEVHIISPFGLKDTRHRRPKPIRKKQPMFSWMEENTEMLESERSGKKPNSGKKTDHEGSSPYIPYEYTEAISLSAPSSQSDLILMDMNDNSESDEPEVEFISPFELKDHRHKRPKPVTKDQPMFCWMENTEMQESESEMDEVHPEAPEQQETPVKKSIQRATLTNNKPFRRRQTLMKTSS